In Serinus canaria isolate serCan28SL12 chromosome 5, serCan2020, whole genome shotgun sequence, the following proteins share a genomic window:
- the SERPINA10 gene encoding protein Z-dependent protease inhibitor, which translates to MKAGIYILLLTEICFEFIQADIKPKFPKEEKEINFLERNNISISKGWYHHKNISKPFEHQGFEDQGLEDFTLHNFTEKTANFGFNLYRKIAMTHDNNVIISPFSVSALMSVYMMAAKGETHRQIVKGLNLHAVKDKADGQHLPALFKQLTGNITMNEEFLLVQGVLSFIQKDFKLKESFLNLSKQYFDMEFLKVDFENLTQAKLFINQNINKMTKGKIPKLFEELDRHNKVVLVDYIFFKGKWVYPFNSKFTEIETFHINKYRSVQVPMMFKSDKINSTFDENLRCTVIKIPYKGNAHMLIVIPEKEGDYISIEDHLSTELVESWLGNMKTRKVDISFPKFKLEQKYKMKKLLQGLGIKKLFTRSADLSHLTDQEYVAVSQVVQNAVIEVDEEGTEAAAASGSEITAFAVPPVIRVDRPFLFMIFEETFKTLLFIGRVIDPTEM; encoded by the exons ATGAAAGCAGGAATCTACATACTTCTCTTAactgaaatatgttttgaaTTCATCCAGGCTGATATCAAACCTAAATttccaaaggaggaaaaagagattaatttcttGGAAAGAAATAACATCAGTATTTCCAAAGGGTGGTATcatcacaaaaatatttctaagccTTTTGAACACCAAGGTTTTGAAGACCAAGGTCTTGAAGACTTCACTCTTCACAACTTCACTGAAAAGACTGCAAATTTTGGTTTTAACCTCTACAGAAAAATTGCAATGACACATGATAACAATGTAATCATCTCTCCATTTTCTGTGTCAGCTCTCATGAGTGTCTATATGATGGCAGCCAAAGGAGAAACACACAGACAAATTGTAAAAGGTCTAAACCTCCACGCTGTGAAGGACAAAGCAGATGGCCAACATTTACCAGCTTTGTTTAAACAACTGACAGGTAATATCACAATGAATGAGGAATTTCTCCTTGTGCAAGgtgttctttcttttattcaAAAGGACTTCAAACTCAAGGAGTCTTTCCTGAATTTATCTAAGCAATACTTTGATATGGAATTCCTGAAAGTGGACTTTGAAAATTTAACACAGGCAAAACTTTTCATCAATCAAAACATTAACAAAATGaccaaaggaaaaatcccaaagcttTTTGAAGAGCTGGACCGCCATAATAAAGTGGTGCTTGTGGactacattttctttaaag gCAAGTGGGTCTATCCATTTAATTCCAAATTCACGGAAATTGAGACTTTCCACATAAACAAATACAGAAGTGTACAGGTACCCATGATGTTCAAGTCAGATAAAATTAATTCCACTTTTGATGAGAACTTAAGATGCACTGTGATTAAGATACCGTACAAAGGGAATGCCCACATGCTGATTGTTATCCCAGAAAAAGAGGGAGACTACATTTCAATTGAAGACCATTTGTCTACAGAGCTTGTGGAATCCTGGCTTGGAAACATGAAAACCAG aaaagtggatatttcatttccaaagtTTAAACTAgagcaaaaatacaaaatgaagaaaCTGCTTCAAGGTCTTGGAATTAAAAAGCTCTTTACACGTTCAGCAGATCTTAGTCATCTGACAGATCAGGAATATGTAGCAGTTTCACAG GTTGTCCAAAATGCAGTTATTGAAGTGGATGAGGAAGGaactgaggctgcagcagcaagtgGCTCAGAAATAACTGCATTCGCAGTGCCTCCTGTCATCAGAGTGGACCGGCCATTCCTCTTCATGATTTTTgaagaaacttttaaaacattACTGTTCATTGGCAGGGTGATTGATCCAACAGAAATGTGA